The DNA region TGTAATAATTAGTTCACTTGTATTTCACTATATTGAATCTTTTGAAGACATCTGTAAGAGAGTAAGCAGTTGCATTGTCAGCGGTGGGGATTTTATTTTTTCAGTCGAACATCCTATTTTCACTGCACAGGGAAATCAACAGTGGTATTATGATGCAAACGGAAAACCTTTGCACTGGCCAGTTGATTATTACTTTGAAGAGGGAGTTCGTAAAGCAGTATTTTTGAGTGAGGAAGTTATGAAATATCATAAAACACTAACAACCTATATAAATACACTTATTCAATATGACTTTGAGATTGTTAAGCTACTAGAACCTAAGCCAGCTGATTACCTAATGAATGAACCTGGAATGAAAGATGAACTGCGCCGTCCGATGATGCTGCTAATAGCAGCACGTAAAAAATGACAAGTTTGAAAAGATTAAAAAAATCCTACTGATTAGTAGGATTTTTTTATATTAATACCTTGACAGAACAATAAATTAAATATAATCTATACATAGATATCCGATGTATAGATTAAGGAGGTATACTAGTGAAGATTGATAAGGATCTTATGAAAGGTAGTACAACAATGCTAATACTTAATTTACTTAGTACTAGCGATATGTATGGTTATCAGATGGTAAAGGAATTAGAGAAGCGCTCTGACAATACCTTTACATTAAAAGAGGGAACTATGTATCCAATTTTACATTCCTTAGAGAGTGAAGGTATGGTCGAATCCTATTGGGATGATGGTACTTCTGCCCGCAAACGAAAATATTATCATATTACAAATAAAGGGCAAAAACTGCTAAATGAGAAGAAAAAGGAGTGGGAGGTTTACAGTAGTACTGTAAATAAGGTGATAGGTGGTGCTTGCTTTGAGTAAATATATTTCTGACTTTTTAAATAAGGTATGTGGAGAAATAAAATATAAAGGGGTACATGGAAATATTTCTACAGAACTGCAAGGACACATCTATGAAATAATGGAAAATTACATTGAAAGTGGAATGGATGAAGATATGGCAATACAAAAAGCAGTGGATCAAATGGGGGACCCTATTGGAATAGGTAAGGAGTTAAATAAAACTCATAGGCCTAAAACAGAATGGTCAATAATATTATTAATTGGCGCTATGGTTCTAATTGGTGGTATTACCTTATTTTCAGTTGCAAGTGACACAGCTTCATCAATTAATTTTGATCAATTTTTTAAATCTTACTTAGTTTATACATTAATAGGAATTGGAGCATTTATATCTTGTTACTTTTTCGATTATACTAAGCTTGAAAAGTATTCAATTTATATCTTTATATCAATTATTGCCTTTTTATTTGCAAGTGCAATATTTGGACGTGAATTAAGCGGGACACAATTTATAGGAATTGTAAAAATTAGATTTGCATATTCTACTATAGCACTGCCATTTTTTCTTACATCATTTTCAGGACTTGCAAATAAGTGGTCTACTGGAAGTATAAAAGATATGTTAAAACTATTAACATTAGCGACCTTAGCTGTCATATGTACGCTTTATATATCCTTCACAACTGCTATATTTCTTAGTGCAGGATTTTTAATTATTATTACAAAAGCAATTTTAAATAAAGGATTTAAAGGAAACAGAAAAAGATTTCTATTTTCAATTTATGGTGGAATAATTACATTAATAAGTATGTTATTATGGGTAAATAATGCAGTAGGATCAAATTATAAGGCTACCCGATTATTTATATTTTTAAATCCTGATTTAGATCCTTATGAAATAGGCTTTATTAGTATCCTTTTAAAATATATGATGCTTCCAAATGCTAAACTATTTGGAAAAAGTGACAATTTATATTTTAATCACCAAGGAGTTGATAGAATAGCATTACCTGAAGCAAATACAGATTTAGTTTTTGCCTATATTGTTTCCGCATTTGGTTGGATAGTAGGAATTATAACTATAATAGTTATAGTATTAGCTGTTACTCGTATGTTTTTAGCAGTACGAAAAATTAATCATCAGTACGGTAGGTATTTAGCAAATGCAATAGTATCAGTATTTTCACTACAAGCACTGGCAAGTGTTTTAATTAATACAGGTAGGTTACCTATTTCAAGTTTTTCTCTCCCATTCATTTCTTATGGTGGAATTAATTTTGTTATAAATATGGCTTTAATGGGGTTATTACTGAGTGTGTATCGTAGGAAGGACCTAGTTACAATAGAGAAAGGATATTGTCAGAGGTTAGGCAGTTAAATATACTACTATTTACAAGATTAGTGAAATAGAATTAATAAATAATGTCTAAGATTAAATTAATCTTAGACATTATTTAAGTTACTTGCAAAATATGACATAGCCTCTAAAATGAAATTAAATGGATTTAAGATATAGATTCAAATTTTTTAAACTTATTCTGTTACTAATTTACTAAAGTCATAATAATTATCAGTTTCCCTTTTAGTTTATGCATTTTCATATGATT from Alkaliphilus flagellatus includes:
- a CDS encoding PadR family transcriptional regulator, giving the protein MKIDKDLMKGSTTMLILNLLSTSDMYGYQMVKELEKRSDNTFTLKEGTMYPILHSLESEGMVESYWDDGTSARKRKYYHITNKGQKLLNEKKKEWEVYSSTVNKVIGGACFE
- a CDS encoding class I SAM-dependent methyltransferase, which codes for MKENKYDDIQFFNQYKQMARSVGGLQAAGEWHELQKMLPNFQNKRILDLGCGFGWHCRYAVEQGAKSVIGIDLSEKMLKEARKKTTSPLIEYVHMPIEDIDYPKDSFDVIISSLVFHYIESFEDICKRVSSCIVSGGDFIFSVEHPIFTAQGNQQWYYDANGKPLHWPVDYYFEEGVRKAVFLSEEVMKYHKTLTTYINTLIQYDFEIVKLLEPKPADYLMNEPGMKDELRRPMMLLIAARKK
- a CDS encoding FtsW/RodA/SpoVE family cell cycle protein; this translates as MLALSKYISDFLNKVCGEIKYKGVHGNISTELQGHIYEIMENYIESGMDEDMAIQKAVDQMGDPIGIGKELNKTHRPKTEWSIILLIGAMVLIGGITLFSVASDTASSINFDQFFKSYLVYTLIGIGAFISCYFFDYTKLEKYSIYIFISIIAFLFASAIFGRELSGTQFIGIVKIRFAYSTIALPFFLTSFSGLANKWSTGSIKDMLKLLTLATLAVICTLYISFTTAIFLSAGFLIIITKAILNKGFKGNRKRFLFSIYGGIITLISMLLWVNNAVGSNYKATRLFIFLNPDLDPYEIGFISILLKYMMLPNAKLFGKSDNLYFNHQGVDRIALPEANTDLVFAYIVSAFGWIVGIITIIVIVLAVTRMFLAVRKINHQYGRYLANAIVSVFSLQALASVLINTGRLPISSFSLPFISYGGINFVINMALMGLLLSVYRRKDLVTIEKGYCQRLGS